The window TTTTGTGTGGAGATTTTTGCTAGACTAAGCGTCGTCCAACAGCCCCTGCAGCACGTCGTCCCACCGCTTTGCAGGTCCATATGTGCTTGTTGCAGCATGTCGTCTCATTGATCACCATGTTTCCCTCATTGCTCGCAGCATGTCGGCCCATCATCCGCAGCATCTGACATTGTCGTTTGCGGCATGAAGTTTCATTGATTGCTGCATCTCGTTGTTGCTCATAGCATGCCTCGAAGCGACCATCGTTGCCGTTTGCAGCATCTAGCCCTGTCGTTCGCATCACGCCGTCCCAACAGTTGCAGCGTCCATATGTGCTGGTTACATCATGTCGTCTCATTGATCACCATGTTTCCCTCATTGCTCGCAGCATGTTGTCCCATCATCCGCAGCATCTGCCATAGCCGTTTGCGGAATGAAGTTTCATTGATTGATGCATCCTGTCGTTGCTCACAGCATGTCTCGAAGCGTCTGTTGTTGCCGTTTGCAGCATCCAGCCCTCGCGTTCATAGTACCACAACTACACAGTCTTATGTCCGAGTTGGCTGAGTTCTAGCCTTCTAGGCATACCCCTAAAGGAAATAGAGACTTTAGGGTGATGTTATCACAGACTTATCGACTGAAGGAGTGATCTTCTATCCATGTTGACATCACATGTTGCTTATGTTGTTACGCACATATATGTTGCTTACGTTCTACCAGTGTACAACTATAAGGAGGAAGTACTACCATACTTCTAGGAACATCGTGCTTTCAGTTTGGAATTTAAATCGGTCAATGATCCGGAATCAGGATCATGGTTTTGGTGGTGGCGTCAGCTACTACTTTGTCGATTCAACACATGTTGGCTGCAAATAAACTTTATGGATTGGTGTTGGTGTTTGTAAGATGTTTTGATCCGAATGCTACGGCGGGAGACCTCGCCGTTTTGCATGTAGCCTCGGAGGAATATTTAGGAGACAATATTGGCAAGAGTTACATAAGAGGATATGATTTTGTTTTAAGTTTAACACATGCTTTAGTTAACTGATGTAAGTATCAAAAGAGTGCTAGTACTATCATTTATCAGAGTCAATGGTGGTGCATTGGTGTTGGTtcctgtttccaaaattattcaagCTCTATTGCTTCAGCTGATCTATTATTGCCCCTTGGTCCCATGCAACCCAATGGTTGGGATGTTCATGTAATGCGCGATGTTTGTTTCAATAATTGTCATTCGGCTCGGCTGCTGAAAGGAGCAACGTCGACGTCAGACAGAGAAAGGCGCGGCGAAGCGCGCGTCCGCCTCTGGCACGTGTACGAGCCATGGGCGCCATGGTTCCACATCAGTGTCGACCCGTCCGATCTGACCCAACAGCACAAGCATATTGTCATCACGTCCCTTGGTCGCATCACGAGAGTGGACAGCGGCGTTCCACCAACCAACCACCTGTGACGTGCACACCATCGAGGCCGTTTTTGTGGCTGGCTCAGATCCGAGACGGACGGTGGATCGTGGACCCAGAACCAGAATGATAACGGCGCCGCGAACGCCAAGCGTGCTCGCCGCGTCCTCCGTCCGTCTACAAATAACGGAACGGGGGGATAGCGCTCCCCACCTCGCGCCTCGCAGCAGCACCAACCAACCAACACAGCTCCAGTCCCCGCCCGCCCCGCCACGATGGTCGCCACGGCGAAGATCCCGCAGCGGCAGCTCTTCATCGACGGCGACTGGCGCGCGCCCGCGCTCGGCCGCCGCCTCCCCGTCATCAACCCCACCACCGAGGCCTCCATCGGTCCGTGCCCGATCCATCcgcctctctccatctctctctgctTTCCGTTGGCCCGTGTCGTCGGGTGCTCATGGGTGGGATTTTTTGCGCAGGCGAGATCCCGGCGGGCACCTCGGAGGACGTGGACGCGGCGGTGGCGGCCGCGCGGGCGGCCCTCAGGAGGAACCGCGGCCGCGACTGGGCCCGCGCCCCGGGCGCCGTCCGGGCCAAGTACCTCCGCGCCATCGCCGCCAAGGTATGTACAACTCTGCTGCTTCCGCGCGCAACTCAGTAGGCTGCTGTGTTGTAAATTGATTCTTGAAACACTACAGGCTGTGTATTAATGGTGCCTGCTCAGTCGGTCAATCAGTCAACTTCTCAGTATTttatctactactagtactccaatCAGTCAAAGTACTCATAATAACAGGCTGGAGTACTTGTTATTATGGGTGCCAATGAATGCCAGATTTGTCAGTGATCCAGTACGAAATCAGTCAAATGACATATACAAGTCCTAAAGGATACTCAGGAATATATGATTCGCGGGTGAGGTGATTTTTTTTTTCAAGACCATCCCAGTCTATTCTGGAAGAGAAGAAATTATGAACAGCAGAAATCACTTTTAGTCCTGGATCTGTCTTCTCCCTGAACAGATATGAACAGCTGCTAGTTTTTGTTTAGCGTCTTTTTTTTTTTGGCATATGTTGATCTGTATCgaattatgcatgatcacacaattACTGTTATGGTGTACCACGGTAGTTGCCCCAGAAGTGATTTTAACAAAAATTAGAACCGCTTGGATATGGATGATAGCCTTTTTACTCTAAATGAGGAAACGGAATTAAATCTGCTTTTCATCTTGCATTTGTAAAACGTTGTAATTTTCACATGTATGTCAGTTTTTGATGCATTTGAATTTTCTTGCTTCAGATGATTGAGCGGAAATCTGATCTGGCTAGGCTAGAGGCACTTGATTGCGGCAAGCCTCTTGATGAAGCGGCATGGGACATGGTATGCGATCCACCTTTCGAATGTCTGCATGCACTGTATTTTTGTACACATGATGTACTGATGTGCACGATGTTCTTTTTATCAGGACGATGTTGCCGGCTGCTTTGAGTTCTTCGCGGGCCATGCTGAAGCCTTAGACAAAAGGCAAAATGCTGCAGTTGCTCTCCCGGAGAATTTTAAATGCCATCTTAAGAAGGAACCTATTGGTGTAGTTGCTCTAATCACACCTTGGTATTCCCCATTCCCCTCCTGTTCTGTCTGTATCTCTATATATGGTTGAAGCATGCTACCGCAAACCCTTCATATAGAGCTTTAAATCGGTGTGGATGACTATTAGGCTTAGTCATCACAATCCAAATAATttgatactccctccgatccatactaCTTGTTGCTGCTTTAGTACACTTTCTCTCTCTTTCCTTGTCCCCATATTGTGCTCATGTTCTCCGGATTTATAAGTAGAGTGTTCAAGCTCACGCAGCTGACAATGTCatctgtgtgtgcgtgtgcatgtAAAAGTTTTGGCTAGTGTCACTAAACTTGTTATGGATCGATACAACCCTGAACCCTGTGTTTtctcctcattcaaatatttctttTCCTTACTGGCCCTGGTAATCTGTTGTCAGCTTTGCTCACTTAAATATAATTACGTAGATCTCATTATTCTAGAATCTTACTGCTGAATGAGAACAGTTGATCCAGTAATTCCCGTCAATCTTTTTCCTTCCTGTAAAAAAAAAAACAGTTGATCCAGTAATTTGTTATTGATTACATTCAACTTTGTGGTTTTAgttgtatttttttcttttttatagttTTATGCTATAACTTTAAATTATTTGGTCCTGACATATAATATTCTTGGTTTGACATATTTGCTACAGGAACTATCCTCTCCTGATGGCTGTATGGAAGGTAGCCCCTGCTCTGGCAGCTGGTTGTACAGCTGTACTGAAACCATCTGAATTAGCTTCCGTGTAAGTTTAACATTTGTCTGTGTTTCCATTTTATAAGCAATTTGTCCGTGTTTCCATTTTATAAGCAATGGGAGTTGAAACATCTCTATATTTTTGTAATTACCAGGACTTGCTTAGAGCTTGGTGATGTGTGTAAAGAGATTGGTCTTCCATCAGGTGTCTTAAATATTGTGACTGGATTAGGTCATGAAGCTGGCGCTCCTTTGTCGTCACACCCTGATGTCGACAAGGTACATATATTTGTCCAATATCTTTTTGTGATCCATCTATGTCGATGGAGTATATTCCTCACAATACATGGCTTATTTGTGCTTTTAGGTTGCATTTACCGGGAGCTATGCAACCGGTCAAAAGATTATGGTTGCTGCAGCTCCTACAGTCAAGGTTTGTTCCACATGTCTCTATTTTTTCAATCTTTGTAGTAATGTATCACCAAGTATCTGTTTTTCCCCTCCTTTAGATTTTTAGAATATTGACCAAGATACTACGAGCGCTCTCCTGATAGCAGACCATTCTCACCTTTTGTGTTGCATCTTTTCTTGACAGCCTGTTACATTGGAACTTGGTGGCAAAAGTCCTATTGTAGTATTTGATGATGTCGACATTGACAAAGGTACATGCTGCTGCATGCTGAGACTTGTCCAATTCGAAATGCCCTATGCGAAATCACTTCATACTGCATGGTGTTACACACCTCAAAGCCTTCATTTGGTGTCTGGGGTTTGTCATGATAAATGATTGTTATTACTTAGGATTAGTAACCTCTAAAATGATTAAAAAGAATGATGTCTATAATTTCACCAGACTTTCTGCTTGTTCAAACTGGTGTAATTTTTTGTGGAGGGTACATACAAGCTGAATAACGAAACGAAGAATAGCCTTGGCTAGCTATTTGGTTTAATCTGACTAATCGTAGCTTTTGGAGGATAGCTACTTTTTGTAGGGAAGCCCCCTCAAAGATCCATATGAGTTACCAAAGAGTTGTTCTTGTGTGTGATTCTTGCCCAAAAGTGCAAGCGGATTCGGCTCACGCAACTACTTTAGAAACCATCCCGCCAAATAGTAAATTCTGGCTGTTCCAAAACGCACACCCTTGCTTGGCTAGTCTAGGGGTTTTCTTGCTTGAGGCCCAAACATACCGGAAATTGTTTCATCACTAATTTTTGGTGACAAGCAAGGCAGTTATTTTGAACTGATTATTAAAACATGAGTAGTATGCTTTAGCTCTGGAAACCTTTACGATCTAAATGTTTCTATACAGTGAATCACTCAAGTTAGTTGATACATACATTTTGATTGAATAATATGATTCTGTTAAGTACCTTTTGTGACCTTTAGTTTGATTTGATTGCTGATCCTTCTATTTAAACAGCTGTTGAGTGGACTCTATTTGGGTGCTTTTGGACCAACGGTCAGATTTGCAGTGCGACATCTCGTCTTCTTATCCATGTAAGTATTGATGTTGCAACTTTAACTGTAATGCTAATGAAGCACTCTACATGTTTGATGGGATTCAACGATAGCTCAGACCGGTCATCAACTTTTCACTTATGATTATTGTATGATGCACTACTATCAGTTCACATGACATATGTCATTGCATTTTGTACAGTATGCTTTTCTTAGTAACACATGGACTGCCCGTTGTTTAAAGTACATGTTTTAGCACATTAAGCTGGGTTGCTGTACTGTATGGCTGGCAATCGGGAGCAAATTTCAAAATGTTGCTCTGGAAGCTATATCCCAGATTTATTAATTTATTGCTCTTGAGCATATGGCAGTCAGTTTGCACTCCTGACATCAAACTCTTCGCAGAAAAACATCGCTAAAGAATTCGTCGACAGGATGGTTGCATGGTCCAAAAATATCAAGGTGTCAGACCCGCTCGAGGAAGGTTGCAGGCTTGGGCCAGTTGTTAGTGAAGGACAGGTACTACATGTTAGCTTTATATAAATTCAGAGAGAGAACAGGACATGTCCTTTTTTCTTTTTGCTGGATTTATGTTCTCCTTTAATTTATTTATagtgatatactccctctgtttctaaatgtaaatccttagagatttcagtaggaactacatatggatgtatgtagattcactcattttgttctgtatgtagtccatattggaatctctaaaaagacttgtatgtaggaacggagggagtagtttgctcCTTTGAGTTAGCAGCTGTAGCCGCTCTTGTTCTTGCTAGTTATTACAAACTGCAACTTATACCTGTGTCCAAATGCACTGAAGCACCACATTCTTTGGATTTATTTTTATGTTTTTCACACCAAGAATTCATGTTTCTGTCATAGCCCATGACACTGACTGAGAAAAATAAACATCATGGCCAATCCATCATCATCCAGCTTTGTAAAAATATTCTTTGTGTCTGCATATTACCCGTTGCTTAGACTCATTCCTTGTTAGTAGTCTTACTTGTGGTATTGCCCGGTTTCAGTATGAGAAGATCAAGAAGTTTGTAGCGAATGCTAAAAGTGAAGGTGCCACCATTCTGACTGGGGGTGTCAGGCCCAAGGTAATTCCCAGTTCACTGATGCTTGTACGTGTACAGGTATTCACATTCTACTAAAATCGAACTAACATTTTGTGTTTTTGCAGCATCTGGAGAAAGGTTTCTTCATTGAACCCACAATCATCACTGACATCAACACATCAATGGAGATTTGGAGGGAGGAAGTCTTTGGTCCAGTCCTGTGTGTGAAGGAATTTTCTACCGAAGAGGAAGCCATCGAACTGGCCAATGATACTCAGTGAGCTACTTATCTGTTTCAATAGAGCATCTATTATTTTGACGAGGATTTGCAGCATATATGTTATGTAGCCTGTTGCTTGTGAGCTTACTCTGATAACTGATCCTCTTTCCACAGTTATGGTCTGGCTGGTGCCGTGATTTCTGGTGACCGTGACCGATGCCAGAGATTAGCTGAGGTATGTCTTGCAAATCGCTCTTGGGTCTGTTTGTTGCTGCACTTCTGTAACAAAGTGTCTGATGGCGATCCCAACTACAGGAGATCGACGCGGGGTGCATCTGGGTGAACTGCTCGCAGCCTTGCTTCTGCCAAGCTCCGTGGGGCGGGAACAAGCGCAGTGGCTTTGGGCGCGAGCTAGGAGAAGGGTGAGCCAAGATTGTGTTCTCTGAGGCATGCTATAACTGTCGAGGGTTTTTACTTGACGCCGTCCGCGCCTTTTGTTTTGCAGGGGGATCGATAACTACCTGAGCATCAAGCAAGTCACCGAGTACACATCTGATGCGCCGTGGGGATGGTACAAGGCTCCGGCTAACTAAGATGTAATTGAGCTGGTTCGAGGACCTGGGTCTGTTCCATCAGAGGATAAATCTGTGCGCCGGCCTTTGTAGTGGTGAATAAATGTAGTTTGCCATGTACTCCTGAACCTTTCTTGCAAAATAAATGGCATGAGTTTTGTGGACATATGCTGTGTGTGACATGGATTTACATGCAACTCCCCTATATTATCTCAGTCTATGACAACGGTCTGAATATTATTATCAGCGACGCAAAGGACGTAAAGGAAGCTTGGTCTTACCTTAAGACGAAGTTTGAGATAGAAGACTTGGGTAAAACCAGGCTCTGCTAGGCTTACAACTTGAGCACCTTCCTGGAGTTCTTGTTCGCTAGTCCGCATACACAAAAGGTTCTTCAAAATTTAGTATGGATATAATCTCACCCTGTTAAAAACCTGATGGTTGTAAGATCTTTTAACAGACTCATTCAGACCTTGAAAGGAGAATGGGGAATTTTGGAGACGAATTGCACTGGGATAGTTTTACCAGAAGAACCAAGAATTTTGGAGACGAATTGCACTGGGATAGTTTTACAAAATTTTGGAGACGAATTGCACTGCAAATTTGTGTTTCTCTATTGTGGAACATCAGTTTCTTGGCGGTCATGCAAGCAGACCCTCGTAAAGGTAGTTGCTTTTTATGTGTGGCTGCCTCAGCCGGATTACTAATCACATCCAGACGTCATGTGGACTCAATacctttttttcgcgaatacgcaaaggaCTCAATACCGGCAACGGCCCCCCACAATTATGTATGCTAAAAAAATAAATGCTCAAAAGAACACCCCCACAATTATATACTGTACAATGATAATGTTGCTTGTGTTGCACAAATGCAAATGCTTTTTTTTAAAAACAAATGCAAACGAGTTATGTCAAAGAGCAATCTCActaagcatatactccctccgttcactattaTAAGAAGTTCTATTTTTCTCCTGATTCGGATATATGTATAGAAGCATTTTATTGTGTTTATTCACAAAAATGCCAAATGGAGGCCTTAATTCTAAAACTTCAATATTCAAACTTTTCAATTTTAAGAAAATTCTGAAAACAAATACACATATACCTAGAGACATGTACATGTGTGTACATTTTCAGGTCGAAATACGTTAAAATGAGAGTTGCACAAAAAAAATTGTGCCTTTTCAGCATCAGTACGGTTCATCCTCAAAGTCCATGATTTTTGTTTGTGTGCAGCTCGCGTTTCAAGGCATTTCATCTTGGAATTTTACACACGTACACATTACGTTCTTGTATACATGTGCACTTAAAAAAACGAAATTAAAAAGTTTAAGTTTTGAATTTTTCAGAATTAAGGCCTTCATGGAGCTCGGTCTCCAAAATGCCCTGCTCGTTTGTTCACTTCTTTCAGTTCTTaacatttgtgaacggagggagtagctcctaAATTCGTCTTCCCTCGTGAACTTCAGAAGTGG is drawn from Triticum dicoccoides isolate Atlit2015 ecotype Zavitan chromosome 6B, WEW_v2.0, whole genome shotgun sequence and contains these coding sequences:
- the LOC119323872 gene encoding betaine aldehyde dehydrogenase 2-like, which produces MVATAKIPQRQLFIDGDWRAPALGRRLPVINPTTEASIGEIPAGTSEDVDAAVAAARAALRRNRGRDWARAPGAVRAKYLRAIAAKMIERKSDLARLEALDCGKPLDEAAWDMDDVAGCFEFFAGHAEALDKRQNAAVALPENFKCHLKKEPIGVVALITPWNYPLLMAVWKVAPALAAGCTAVLKPSELASVTCLELGDVCKEIGLPSGVLNIVTGLGHEAGAPLSSHPDVDKVAFTGSYATGQKIMVAAAPTVKPVTLELGGKSPIVVFDDVDIDKAVEWTLFGCFWTNGQICSATSRLLIHKNIAKEFVDRMVAWSKNIKVSDPLEEGCRLGPVVSEGQYEKIKKFVANAKSEGATILTGGVRPKHLEKGFFIEPTIITDINTSMEIWREEVFGPVLCVKEFSTEEEAIELANDTHYGLAGAVISGDRDRCQRLAEEIDAGCIWVNCSQPCFCQAPWGGNKRSGFGRELGEGGIDNYLSIKQVTEYTSDAPWGWYKAPAN